A single window of Flavobacterium aestivum DNA harbors:
- the amaB gene encoding L-piperidine-6-carboxylate dehydrogenase, translating to MITIAEQFGMKEALAQLGVKAINEGTSTGINNFSNGEILDSHSPVDGKLIASVKMSTAADYEKVMQTATEAFKTFRLMPAPQRGEIVRQFGDKLRKNKEALGKLVSYEMGKSLQEGYGEVQEMIDICDFAVGLSRQLHGLTMHSERPGHRMYEQYHPLGVVGIISAFNFPVAVWAWNTALAWICGDVCVWKPSEKTPLCGVACQNIIAEVIKENNLPEGISCLINGDYTIGQLMTADKRVPLVSATGSTRMGKIVAQDVAARLGKSLLELGGNNAIIVTPDADIKMTVIGAVFGAVGTAGQRCTSTRRLIIHESIYDKVKDAVVAAYGQLRIGNPLDEKNHVGPLIDTQAVEMYANALTKVVAEGGKILVEGGVLSGEGYESGCYVKPAIAEAQNSFEIVQHETFAPVLYLIKYSGTVENAIDVQNGVAQGLSSAIMTNNLREAERFLSAVGSDCGIANVNIGTSGAEIGGAFGGEKETGGGRESGSDAWKVYMRRQTNTINYTTSLPLAQGIKFDL from the coding sequence TCATTCACCAGTAGACGGAAAGTTAATCGCTTCTGTAAAAATGAGTACAGCAGCAGATTATGAAAAAGTAATGCAAACTGCAACTGAAGCTTTCAAAACATTCAGATTGATGCCAGCTCCACAACGTGGAGAAATTGTGCGCCAGTTTGGTGATAAATTACGTAAAAATAAAGAAGCTTTAGGTAAATTGGTTTCTTACGAAATGGGGAAATCATTGCAAGAAGGATATGGAGAAGTTCAGGAGATGATTGACATCTGTGATTTTGCAGTGGGATTATCTCGTCAATTGCACGGATTAACAATGCACTCTGAGCGTCCAGGGCATAGAATGTATGAGCAATATCACCCACTTGGAGTTGTGGGAATTATTTCTGCTTTCAATTTTCCGGTAGCAGTTTGGGCATGGAATACAGCATTAGCATGGATTTGTGGTGACGTTTGTGTTTGGAAACCATCAGAAAAAACACCATTATGTGGCGTTGCCTGTCAAAACATTATTGCTGAGGTGATTAAAGAGAACAATCTTCCAGAAGGTATCTCTTGTTTGATCAACGGAGATTATACAATAGGTCAATTAATGACTGCTGACAAACGTGTGCCTTTAGTTTCAGCTACAGGATCTACTCGTATGGGTAAAATTGTTGCACAAGATGTAGCAGCTCGTTTAGGAAAATCATTATTAGAGCTAGGAGGAAACAATGCTATCATTGTAACTCCAGATGCTGATATCAAAATGACTGTTATTGGTGCTGTTTTTGGAGCAGTAGGAACTGCAGGACAAAGATGTACATCGACTCGTCGTTTGATTATTCACGAAAGTATTTATGATAAAGTAAAAGATGCAGTTGTTGCAGCTTATGGACAATTAAGAATCGGAAATCCATTAGACGAAAAAAATCACGTTGGGCCACTAATCGATACTCAAGCTGTTGAAATGTATGCCAATGCTTTGACAAAAGTAGTAGCCGAAGGAGGAAAAATTCTTGTAGAAGGTGGAGTACTTTCTGGAGAAGGGTATGAGAGTGGTTGTTATGTAAAACCAGCTATTGCTGAAGCACAAAATTCATTCGAAATCGTACAACACGAAACTTTTGCTCCTGTTTTATATTTAATCAAATATTCAGGAACAGTAGAGAATGCTATCGATGTACAAAACGGAGTGGCTCAAGGATTATCATCAGCGATTATGACTAACAATTTGCGTGAAGCAGAGCGTTTCTTATCTGCAGTAGGATCAGATTGTGGAATTGCCAACGTAAATATTGGAACTTCAGGAGCTGAAATTGGCGGAGCTTTTGGAGGAGAAAAAGAAACAGGTGGTGGACGTGAGTCTGGATCTGATGCTTGGAAAGTCTACATGCGTCGTCAAACCAATACAATCAATTATACTACAAGCTTGCCTTTGGCACAAGGAATCAAATTTGATTTGTAA